Part of the Lolium rigidum isolate FL_2022 chromosome 6, APGP_CSIRO_Lrig_0.1, whole genome shotgun sequence genome, AGTCACTCCCGAAGGCAAGCAAACAAATCATGAATCTACTTACACAGGAAAAGGAGGAAAAATCTCAGAATAGATCTCTTGTGCTCTGCTTAAGCAAGCGAGTCATGTTGTCTTGCTTCACGACAACAAAAATGGCGAGTGTACATTCCCAAAAATGGTGCTTTATATCTTAAAAGTCTCAGACTCTCAGTGTGCCTTCTTTTTGTTTGCGAGGTTAGGAAATGCGCCGAGGATGTTGTGCCCCCTCAGGTCCTGCCTCGTCAGGATCCCCACGATTGGAGATATCTGAATATCAGGAAACAAGAGAAATTAGTCAGATTCAGAATTGAATTTTCAAGAGCATTTGGATGGAATGAAAGCATGTGGTGGGATAGATCAATAAGGGGTGTGGCTCACCTCGGGTCCTTGGTACTTTGGCATGATGAGCATGTGGCGGAGCGCGACGCTGCGGAAGAGCACGACGGCCTTGGCGACGGACATGGTCTCGACGACGGTGTAGGGCGTGGTGTTGGTGAGCGGGTGGAGGTCAACCCACATGTCCATCTCCTCGGGCGTGAGGTCCACGTCGTCGAGCTTGGCGCTCTTGTCGGCGAGCTCGACGGAGGAGAACTGCTCCCTGGCCTCCCACTCCTCGGTCCTCCTCTTCTCCGCGAGGAACCAGCGCTTCTTGAGGACGGCGACGAGGTGCGAGCGGAGCACGAGCCCGTGCAGCTCCGAGAGGCCGGGCCTGGGGCGGTCGACGACCGGGAAACCGTTGTGGCCGGTGTTGCGCAGCACGTGGACGATGGTGGACACCCTCTCGACGACCTGCAGGCTGATGGCGCGCGGCTTGGCGGCGGCGAGCTCGCCGACGGTGATGTCCTTCATCCAcggctccggcttcggctccaGGAAGGGCAGCCCCTTGAGGTCGAGGATGATCTCGTAGATGCTGGGGTTGAAGGCGTCGCCGACGGTCTTGGCGATGAGCAGCACGAACATGGTCATGGGGAGCAGGAGGAGATTGTTGGTGAGCTCGAGGAAGATGACGCAGAGCGAGACGGTCATCCTCATGGAGCCCGACATGAGCGCCGCGGCGCCGAGCACGGCGTAGAGGCCGTGGTCAATGCGCGCGACGTTCTCGAGCACGAGCGCGACGATGCGGCCATAGGCGGCGCCCATGAGGATGATGGGGAGGAAGAGCCCCGACGGCACGGCGATGCCGAAGGTGATGAGCCCCAGCACGCAGTAGAtggcgaagaagatgaggagcgAGTCGAGGCGGAACTCGCCGGAGGTGCCCGTGGAGAAGATGTTGCGCGTGGCGTCGGTGTTGGTGGCGTGCAGGAGGCTGGCCAGGTCGTTGTAGTGGCCGGCGGGGCAGTTGAACTGCTTGAAGTTGCCGCTCATCCCGTTGCTCGGGCACGCGGCGCCGAACGCCGGGTCGCAGGGCGTGCACGGCACGGAGAAGGGGAGCACGTACAGCCCCGCCGACGTGAAGATGCACACGGCCAGCGCCAGTGTCAGCTTCGCCATCCGGCCCTTGGCGTTGATGAGGTTGTAGAGGCGGAGCACCATGTGGAGAACGTAGTTGTAGAGGGCGCCGAGGAGGCCGCCGATGACGCCGACGAGCGtgacgaggaggaggtcgccgaagGTGTAGTTGACGGTGACGTCGCTGACGTCGAAGATGATGAGCCCGCCCTCGCCGAACAGTCCGCACCGGCCGTTGCGGCAGACCTCGATGAAGCcccgcagcaccaccaccacggtGGCCGTGCTGAAGAAACTGCGCCACAGCAGCGCGCTCCGCCACCACGTGGCCACCTCCTCCAGCGCGAACAGGACGCCGCCCACGGGGGAGCGGAACGCCGCGCACACACCCGACGAGGCGCCGCAGGTGATGAGGTCGCGCCGGTCACGGTCGTTGTTAAAGTAACGCAGCCACTTCCAGCGGACGCGGAACCGGCCGGAGCCGCCCTGGCTGAGCAGGTTGGCGAGGCAGGCGCCGATGTGCACGAGCGGGCCTTCCTTGCCGAGATCGAGCCCCGACGACACCGCACAAATGCTTCCGAAGATCTTGACAATGAGCTGCGGCGCGCCAAACATGTTGGGCGTGTCGACGCCGTTGAGGTAGGCCTTGATCTCGGGGATGCCAGGGCCGGCGGCGGTGGGAGCGAAGACCACGCAGAGCACGGCGGCCACGAACGTGAGTCCGAAGTTGAAGCCAGAGAAGTAGAAGAAGCCGGCCCAGTACCTCTTCTCCCGGACGAGCtgcaccatgtggagcatcttGATGCCGGAGATGTTCTCGATGGCGAGGTTGATGAGCGAGGCGATGACGCCGGTGAGGAGGCCGACGAGGAACGCCAGCGCCCACTTGAGGAAGATGTACTGCAGCACCTCCACGTTGGACCGGCTCCTCCAGTCGTGCTTGAACAAATCGTTCTCGATGATCCTGCATCGCGCGGCATATGTATTGAGCAACCCGAAATTACCCAAGATGATTGCAAGAACAGAGGTAATCAATGGATGGACAGAATGCTCACTCGTAGTCGAGGCTCTCGATGTGCGAGACCTTGGCGCCGACCATGGCGAGGTGACTGGCGGTCAGGGTGTTGCTTCTCTTGAGCAGGGGCTGCTCCAGGGAGCTGATGCCATTGCTCCCTGGGTCCTCCGGATTGTCGTTGACGCCATTATCGTGTTTGCGTTCCTGCGTCTCTGCGGCGAGCCCCGAGCTCTGATCTTCCTCCATGGCCGCCCCAAGGACAGAGCTGTCTCAGAGCTTGGTGGCTCTGTTTCCGGAAACAACAAGATCTCAAGGGAAGTCAAGGATGGGTAGGTTTCTATGCGTGTGTATATAAATGGACAAGTCAGCAGTACCGTCGAAGGTTGGGATAGATGAGTGTATGTATATAAATAGACAAGTGGTGCTGCTGCTTGAATGTTCTTCTTATCTCCTATCTGGCATGCAAATGGATCAGTTACTGTCCTTGGCAGGTTGAGGAGAACTATCACTAGTTACCTTCAGAACACTTCCGCTTTTCTTGCCCTTATCCTTTTATTTTTTGTTCTCTAGTTCATAATCCTCACATGGATATTATTaacttccaattttgcaagtcatTTGTCAAACATGTTATGCCTTTATTtatggaaactgctgggcgtcccccgggggatctgatttcccagcccccgggtcgccagcTGTCGGATCGGCCATCTTGAACGGCCAGATCTGCTTTtactgaatgtagcaaaaaaacaacttccggcagcaaaaaataatccgcttttgctacattgtagcaaaaaacggttcagtcacgaaatcaaataaaaaggctgagctcgccggagaccccGTAGCAAAAAAATATGCTATTGTAGCAGAAAAATCCTAATGTAGCAAAACCCAATATCATCGGAAAAATTAACGAAGACTTCGCCGGAgaccctcgccggagacctcgaagCAAAATTTCtatactaaagtagcaaaacaaCAAAACAATTATAGCAAAAAAAAAGATAGCAGACATCATTTTTTACAAGTCAATCTCACTGGAGGCATTGATAGAGAATTTGTCGGTGACCTCACCGGGGAGATCGCCGGAGATAACATAGCAAAAATAATTTACTATTAAAGCAAAATCACACAATGTTTGTAGCACAAATTATATGGTATTATAGCAAAAATGATCTTAGAACTCGCCGGAGACATCGTAGCAAATTTTCAGTACCAAATTAGCAAAACATCAGAACAATTGTAGCCGAAAAAACGTATAATCTTAGCATCGGTGTTTTTATTATACCACAGCACACTAACAGAGATGGTAACACCAACGCCGTAGCACCTCGCCCATCGATGGGGTCTCCTCCAAGCTCGCTCTGCTGCGGGCCCAGGAAGTCGTCCTCCAGGCCGGAGCTGGCCAGGCGCGTccgccgacgcgccgccgccgtgcgcgaGACGGCTGTCCCCGCCGATCCCGCTCCCGCTCCAGGCTCTCCCCATGCTGCCGCCTCCTCCGCTCCcgccgcggcccaggcccagaccGCCGGGCAGgaaggcgccgccgctgccgtgggtggaggaggaggaggagtccaaagCCGGCCGGCTCGGCGCGGTGCGGTGGATTCGATCCCgaccgaggcgggcggcggatccACTGGCGGCAGATCCTGGCTCTTTGTTCgatccggtggcggtggcggtggcggtggcgctgtGGTGTTCGTCCGGGCGCAGGCAGAGGCGATGGGCGGACGGTGCGCGTAGAGGAGGGGGATCCCGGCGAGGTGGGCGGCGGGCGGTTACGCTTGATGCAGAGCTGGAGGATTTCGGGGAGGAAAACCGGAGGTAGGGGACGACCAGTTTGGTGGGGCCCAGCGACACGCGTCGCACGCACGAGCAGGAGGCTGCGGGACGTCCGTCCCCCGGGGGAATCTAATCATTTTCCTTTATTTATTTGATTTCATAGTTGACATTTCATTTATAGTTGCCACGACAGACCAATAATCGTAGGAGGGAACTGTAAAAAAAAGCTCTGAAGAATTGATTGTGCTCTCGAGAGGCCATGCCTTTTCGGACGCTAGTAATGACCGCAAATATATTGTTTGTGTTGCTtacatttatttattttatagttGACATTTTAATTATATAGTTGCCGACCCATATCGTCAGATAGACCAATAATCTTAGGAGGGAACTGTTCTCTGGAAAGAGAAAAAAAGGCTAATCTGAATAAATCGCAGCTCTGAAGAATCGAGGACCTTGAGAGGCCATGGCTTTTCGGATGTTACTAAGGCTCCCCCGTTGCTTTCTTGGAAGAGCGCAACGCATACAGCTCATGACCAAACACTTTTCTGCTATGGACAAATAGAATCATGTGGAGTGGATCTAGTATAGAACCATCTCATGCCTCATGGGTGCCAACAAAAGGCATTGCTGTTGGCTCTATGTACGGCGAGCTGAACTTTCTGTGGTTTTATCGAAGACACGTTGAGGACAGATGCGGCTCTCAGATGGGTGCATTTGATTAATTAGCTGGTCCATACCACCAATTGTCCTATTTTACAGGCCATCTCTCCGTGATGAAGAACATTCCAACCAAAAGGGATCAACCAAAAGGGATCAATCTATTTTACAGGCCATCTCTTCAAGACATTGATGCGGGAAACAATGACTTAGTCGTAGGTGTTTGTTTCTGACATGGTTCTACCATTTGTGTCTGATTCTTATAAAATATGGTCGTTGATCCTTTCGCTTTGATGACTTACATGTACTCTGTAAAATTATGGGTATTCTGCATCCGTGGATGCTGAGGCCGCGAGGTTTGGTCTTGCTTTTGGAGAAAATATAACTTATTCCAGATTGTGAATATATGGTTTATTACAAACCATCTAGCCCATGAAACAAGTTGATCTGTAAATATGCAGTGCAAATAAACGGTTACCAGCATCCCTTGGACTAGTTCGGTTTCAAGGAAAGAAACATAAATAaatatttcaaagtaaattgggaACATAGTTTCACACATGGAGAATTTAAATTATAAATTCAGATTTATGTTGAGGGCCAAAAAATAGATTGTGAAGAAACTACATTGGAAGGAAAATAACTAGAAGGGGACAAACATTATTGGTTTTCAAAAAGGAGGTAAAAAAACCAAGATTTGCATAaattgatgcacacaaccaactTGTTGCAAGATTTCTAATTGTTTACAAGAAAAAAATGAGAAAAGTACACACAAGCTCCATCACACAGAAACAAGATTACATATAACAGGCATGCATAGCTAAACGTATTTCTAAACCACCAACCAAACTAAATAAAGCTCTTGCGACCATCTTAACAAGGTTCACCTAGAGTTCTGAAACTCCCATGCCTCTGTATGGTGAAGTAAGGACCAAGTACGGATCTACTACATAGTTTTGTGAAGAACATATCGGATCATATTAGAAGCAAACTTTTCTTTTTTAGTCTTGATCTTGATTCTTTCGATTTTCAGGATGGTGCATTGCTGCTGCAATACATAATCCATAATCGTATAAACTGCAATACACAGTATGTTTTATATATTTACATGCAGTATAGGTTTAGTGCCCATAAATTAATGATTTCCGTGTGGCTACTCATGGTTGTTTGTTCACATTGATAACTCCCATCAAAACAAAAAAGATATAGCTGAGATACCTGAGAAAACTTGTTCTTGAATCGCAACAGTTTGCGATGCCAAAAGACATTAGCCTTTTTTGAAAGGACATCAGCTAAAAGGACAGCTTGTGCTATTATTACATTATGTTTAGCAAAATGTCATCAGATTATATTAACATTTCTAAGAAAATTTCCTTGTGTTCATGACAAGGGAAGATAAGGCAATAATTTGTTTAATAGTGAGTGATGGATGTTTGAACTGTTAATATTTGACAGCAACATTAATTATGTTTGAACTGTTATTATATGACACCAACAAAAATTATGTTTGAATTGTAATTATGGAGAGAAACGGGTTCAACGGGGAGGACATCAAGAAGTGGTATGGAGGCTGTGCTCGAAGGGTGTCAGGAAGCGGTATGTAGGCTGCCCTCGTGGATGGGCGCCAGTTAAGGGGTGCAGAGGGGACAATTTGTGATAATTAGAGGTATATTCCCACTTATTGCTCTTCACCAacccctcccaaccctagccgcccccaaccccaaccctcctcctcccgccgtcgccgtcggcggcagcgccgccggggcaaagacctcggggcgtggcggcggcgggggctttCCCTCTTGACGCGGATGGGGCGGCGGCTGGGTCAtcccctcgacggcggcggcggtagacCTCCTCCATCCCGTGtgatggcggggcggcggcggtcggaggaagaaggggcggcggtggccagagtgctgcggcctcccctgcctcccgttggcggcacaccggtggtggctggtggtgggacGGTTTGCGCCATCCCCTCCGCTTCTCGCCGGTGCGGGGTGGTGACCTTGGGTTTCTCCCGCGGttcgaggacgcccggggcagcaacATCGGGttcgatggaggaggcggccttct contains:
- the LOC124660005 gene encoding chloride channel protein CLC-a-like — its product is MEEDQSSGLAAETQERKHDNGVNDNPEDPGSNGISSLEQPLLKRSNTLTASHLAMVGAKVSHIESLDYEIIENDLFKHDWRSRSNVEVLQYIFLKWALAFLVGLLTGVIASLINLAIENISGIKMLHMVQLVREKRYWAGFFYFSGFNFGLTFVAAVLCVVFAPTAAGPGIPEIKAYLNGVDTPNMFGAPQLIVKIFGSICAVSSGLDLGKEGPLVHIGACLANLLSQGGSGRFRVRWKWLRYFNNDRDRRDLITCGASSGVCAAFRSPVGGVLFALEEVATWWRSALLWRSFFSTATVVVVLRGFIEVCRNGRCGLFGEGGLIIFDVSDVTVNYTFGDLLLVTLVGVIGGLLGALYNYVLHMVLRLYNLINAKGRMAKLTLALAVCIFTSAGLYVLPFSVPCTPCDPAFGAACPSNGMSGNFKQFNCPAGHYNDLASLLHATNTDATRNIFSTGTSGEFRLDSLLIFFAIYCVLGLITFGIAVPSGLFLPIILMGAAYGRIVALVLENVARIDHGLYAVLGAAALMSGSMRMTVSLCVIFLELTNNLLLLPMTMFVLLIAKTVGDAFNPSIYEIILDLKGLPFLEPKPEPWMKDITVGELAAAKPRAISLQVVERVSTIVHVLRNTGHNGFPVVDRPRPGLSELHGLVLRSHLVAVLKKRWFLAEKRRTEEWEAREQFSSVELADKSAKLDDVDLTPEEMDMWVDLHPLTNTTPYTVVETMSVAKAVVLFRSVALRHMLIMPKYQGPEISPIVGILTRQDLRGHNILGAFPNLANKKKAH